The Prochlorococcus marinus str. MIT 1214 sequence TATACCATTTAGCTGTTTGAGACAGATTCGCATATGTGCCTTCTCCATAAAATAATGGCTGGCCACCTTTCCATAAGCTTTGGTGAACATGCATTCCTGTTCCATTGTCATTGAAGACTGGTTTAGGCATAAAAGTTGCAGTTTTCCCATATTTTTTGGCTACATTCCTAACTATGTATTTGTAAATCATCACATTGTCAGCTGCATTTATTAGGGGCGCAAATTTCATCCCTAATTCATGTTGGCCAGCTCCTGCAACTTCATGGTGATGTTTCTCTATTGGTATTCCTAATTCACCCATCAGTAGAAGCATCTCAGACCTCATGTCTTGAGCAGTGTCGTTAGGGGATACTGGGAAATAACCTTCTTTTAATTGAATTTTGTAACCAAGGTTTCCGCCTTCCTCTACTCTTCCTGTGTTCCAAGGGGCTTCTATGGTGTCGACGCTGTAAAAACTTCCCCCCTCTCCTGAGTTATATCGGACATCATCGAAAATAAAGAATTCTGGTTCAGGGCCAAAGAATGCTGAATCTGCAACACTCGTGCTTCCTAAATAATCCAAGGCTTTTTGTGCTAATGCTCTTGGACATCTTGCGTATGGCTCTCCGCTTCTTGGCTCCTGAATTGAACAAATCAAACTAAGAGTTTTGTGATGGTAAAAAGGGTCTATCCAGCTTGTTGATGGATCTGGAACCATCGCCATATCGGATTCGTTTATGGCTTTCCAACCGCGAATGGAAGAGCCATCAAAAGCAAGCCCTTCTGAGAAAGAGCTTTCTTCAATCAGATCTGAAGCTACAGTTAAATGCTGCCACTTGCCATGTAGATCAGCGAATTTTAGGTCTATTAGCTCAATGCCCTCATCCTTAATTTGACGAAGAACATCTTGAGAGGTCTTGCTCATGATGAATTTGATTTGCGACAGAGATACTTAATTATGAACGTAATAAGCGTTTGCATCTCTTTTTGTATCGACAAGCACTTTTTTTAGACTTTTAACAGAAAATTTTCTTTGTTTTCTGTTTTTTTTCGGGAAATCTAACTAATTCCTATTGCAATCCCTAAAAAAAATACCCCGACTTTGCCTATTGCCTTTTAGGCTCGGTAGATATATAAAACGATCTGTTTTCTTGGCCACTCAAATTCTTCCTTCTGTTGATAATCAACATCGTAAAGATTTTGGTCCAACTGTTTCACCTGAAAGGTTATTGCTTGGGCCAGGCCCATCAAACGCAGATCCTGCTGTGTTGAAAGCACTCTCTCAACCTCCAATTGGTCACTTGGATCCATTTTATGTGGACTTGATGAGTGAGGTTCAAGAGTTGCTCAGATATGCATGGCAAACTAGCAATCGAC is a genomic window containing:
- the glnA gene encoding type I glutamate--ammonia ligase, producing the protein MSKTSQDVLRQIKDEGIELIDLKFADLHGKWQHLTVASDLIEESSFSEGLAFDGSSIRGWKAINESDMAMVPDPSTSWIDPFYHHKTLSLICSIQEPRSGEPYARCPRALAQKALDYLGSTSVADSAFFGPEPEFFIFDDVRYNSGEGGSFYSVDTIEAPWNTGRVEEGGNLGYKIQLKEGYFPVSPNDTAQDMRSEMLLLMGELGIPIEKHHHEVAGAGQHELGMKFAPLINAADNVMIYKYIVRNVAKKYGKTATFMPKPVFNDNGTGMHVHQSLWKGGQPLFYGEGTYANLSQTAKWYIGGILKHAPSFLAFTNPTTNSYKRLVPGFEAPVNLVYSQGNRSAAVRIPLTGPSPKAKRLEFRSGDALANPYIAFSAMMMAGIDGIKNQIDPGDGVDVDLFELPSEELSKIDTVPSSLNDALEALKNDNKYLTEGGVFTDDFINNWVELKYEEVQQLRQRPHPHEFTMYYDA